Proteins encoded within one genomic window of bacterium:
- a CDS encoding type 2 lanthipeptide synthetase LanM family protein, which produces MKNKILRSSEWYNALTLKERITSLSLAKTNKSYNNVRLKKAKQYLNEWRSQPPFDKNPQYFLQQLGAVGLNENELLTILAESAEALQQRTVLPEWLKNLDEAFSQYHSFKLFNKNKQQLKNNKLIDLLLALTPLIIQAFSHLTIGVQELTNKYRNLPFCPNTINEILFANLPSRLEMILCRTIILELNVARLQNKLKGRTPITKYKNFLRYFRKTNVLLNFLREYPVLARQINLQLNNWIHYCLEFLNNLCQDWSAIITKLNNGKNPGHLIQVSGNIGDSHRMGRAVIIAKFSSGFQIVYKPKPLMIEEHFQELLSWLNNKGINPPFRTMKILSRKSYGWEEYINVSDCMSIVEIRRFYRRIGGYLALLYILEATDFHFENVIAAGENPMLIDLESLFHPHSDQLYTTQNIYRAIRVMEHSVLRIGILPQRQWISHNNAGIDISGSSIVKGQLWPDRIHFVEKAQTDEIHLSRKYYEMPGGKNNPKIKGREVNIIDYSEYIIDGFTDSYRLLKKNRTELLSKERPLANFFKDEIRIIFRPSRIYGLLLYESFHPDLLHNALDRERFFNKLWIGVNRIPHLSKLIPFEIEDLQNNDIPMFTTHVNSRNVWSSSGKKINGLINKSGHDIVKERIKQLDDKKLLQQQWFIRSSLSTVFAHSIQTKSTHYKVTINKKFYDKQELQKRLVHTAKLIGVKLESLAFKDKTSASWIGVTLGNENNYILAPLSYDLYGGLPGIILFLAYLGKITNSEHFTSLARLTLNTLLEFVENNKSDITMIGAFSGLGGLIYTLTHLGILWNSPSILNIANKYVNYLSDDYIKGDNHFDILAGSAGCICSLTTLYQYSANKLVVAKAIKCGERLLQSAQNMEKGIGWINPTLSEKPLTGLSHGNAGIAMALFRLATILQSKKYKNAALKAIAYERDHYLPNKKNWEDLRNSVSSMKSNEISNTQRVSNAWCNGAPGIGLARLDCLHYLNSHIFIDEINIAIKATIANGFGYNHSLCHGDIGNLELLIQASEVFENESLRNYVNRVALAILNDINDNGFRCGILQYVETPGLMIGLAGIGYGLLRIAAPKIIPSVLTLAGPKHDYDQRSPNKYY; this is translated from the coding sequence ATGAAAAATAAAATTCTAAGAAGCAGTGAATGGTATAATGCTTTGACTTTAAAGGAACGTATTACTTCGTTAAGCTTAGCAAAAACCAATAAATCTTATAACAATGTACGATTAAAAAAAGCCAAACAATATCTCAACGAATGGCGGTCACAGCCTCCCTTTGACAAAAATCCTCAATATTTTTTACAGCAACTCGGAGCAGTTGGTTTAAATGAAAATGAACTGCTTACAATATTAGCAGAATCTGCTGAAGCATTACAGCAACGAACCGTTTTACCAGAATGGTTGAAAAATCTTGATGAAGCCTTCTCTCAATATCATTCGTTTAAATTATTCAACAAGAATAAGCAGCAATTGAAAAATAACAAACTAATAGACTTATTATTAGCTTTGACGCCTTTAATAATACAAGCTTTTTCACATTTAACTATAGGAGTACAAGAATTAACTAATAAGTATAGAAATTTACCGTTTTGTCCAAACACGATTAATGAGATTCTGTTCGCCAACTTGCCAAGTAGATTAGAAATGATTCTTTGTCGCACAATAATTCTGGAACTTAATGTAGCACGACTACAAAATAAATTAAAGGGCAGAACACCTATAACCAAATATAAAAACTTTTTACGATATTTTCGTAAAACAAATGTATTGCTTAATTTTCTAAGAGAGTATCCAGTACTTGCGCGGCAAATAAATCTACAACTCAATAATTGGATTCACTATTGTTTAGAATTTCTAAACAATCTCTGTCAAGATTGGTCTGCTATAATCACAAAATTAAATAATGGAAAAAATCCAGGACATCTAATTCAAGTATCAGGAAATATTGGGGATTCTCATCGTATGGGAAGAGCGGTAATAATTGCAAAGTTCTCTTCAGGTTTCCAAATTGTTTACAAACCGAAACCACTAATGATTGAGGAGCATTTTCAGGAACTTTTATCATGGCTAAACAATAAAGGAATAAATCCTCCCTTTCGTACTATGAAGATACTCAGTCGCAAGTCATATGGCTGGGAAGAATACATAAACGTTTCTGATTGCATGTCTATTGTGGAAATCCGCCGATTTTATAGGCGTATTGGGGGATATTTGGCGCTGTTGTATATATTGGAAGCCACCGATTTTCATTTCGAGAATGTAATCGCAGCAGGTGAAAATCCAATGCTTATTGATCTTGAATCCTTGTTTCATCCGCATTCCGATCAGCTTTATACAACTCAAAATATATATAGAGCAATACGGGTTATGGAACATTCAGTATTAAGGATCGGTATACTACCGCAGCGTCAATGGATAAGTCATAACAATGCTGGCATTGATATTAGTGGTTCAAGCATAGTAAAGGGTCAACTTTGGCCAGATCGCATACATTTTGTTGAAAAAGCCCAAACAGATGAAATCCACTTGAGTAGAAAATATTATGAAATGCCTGGAGGTAAAAATAATCCAAAAATTAAAGGAAGAGAAGTAAATATTATTGACTATTCTGAATATATAATTGATGGGTTTACTGATTCATACCGATTGCTTAAAAAAAATAGAACTGAACTTTTATCAAAAGAAAGGCCTTTAGCAAATTTTTTCAAAGATGAAATACGGATAATTTTTAGGCCAAGCAGAATATATGGTTTACTTCTTTATGAAAGTTTTCATCCGGATTTATTACACAACGCTCTTGATCGTGAACGTTTTTTTAATAAACTTTGGATTGGTGTCAATAGAATTCCACATCTTTCAAAATTAATACCTTTCGAAATAGAAGATTTACAAAATAATGACATTCCCATGTTTACGACGCATGTCAATTCACGAAATGTTTGGAGTAGTTCAGGTAAAAAAATTAATGGACTTATTAACAAATCAGGACATGATATTGTAAAAGAGCGCATTAAACAACTGGATGATAAAAAGCTACTTCAGCAACAATGGTTTATTCGATCATCACTTTCTACCGTTTTTGCACATTCCATCCAAACGAAATCCACACATTACAAAGTTACAATTAATAAAAAATTTTACGATAAACAGGAACTCCAAAAGAGATTAGTGCACACAGCAAAATTGATTGGTGTAAAGCTGGAATCTCTTGCTTTTAAAGATAAAACAAGCGCATCGTGGATAGGAGTTACTCTCGGGAATGAGAACAATTATATTCTTGCTCCATTATCATACGATCTATATGGAGGTTTGCCAGGAATTATCTTATTTCTTGCATATCTTGGTAAAATTACAAATAGTGAGCATTTTACATCGCTCGCTAGACTAACGCTAAATACTTTATTGGAATTTGTGGAAAATAACAAATCTGACATTACAATGATTGGAGCCTTTTCAGGTTTAGGGGGACTAATATATACATTGACTCACCTGGGAATACTATGGAATAGTCCATCAATTCTAAATATAGCAAACAAATATGTGAATTATTTATCAGACGATTATATTAAAGGTGATAATCACTTCGATATTTTGGCTGGATCTGCCGGATGCATATGTTCTCTTACAACTTTGTATCAATACAGTGCTAATAAACTAGTTGTCGCAAAAGCCATAAAATGTGGTGAAAGATTGTTACAGTCTGCACAAAACATGGAAAAGGGAATTGGTTGGATAAATCCTACCCTAAGTGAAAAGCCATTAACAGGACTTTCACATGGTAACGCAGGCATTGCAATGGCGTTATTTAGACTCGCTACAATATTGCAAAGTAAGAAATATAAAAATGCAGCACTTAAAGCAATCGCTTACGAACGTGACCATTATCTGCCAAATAAGAAAAATTGGGAAGATTTACGGAATTCTGTATCTAGTATGAAGTCTAATGAAATTTCTAATACTCAAAGAGTTTCTAACGCATGGTGTAATGGTGCCCCTGGAATCGGATTAGCCAGATTGGATTGTTTGCATTATCTCAACAGCCATATTTTTATTGACGAAATCAACATCGCGATTAAAGCAACGATAGCAAATGGATTCGGCTATAATCATTCCTTATGCCATGGGGATATTGGTAATCTTGAATTACTTATACAAGCCAGTGAGGTTTTTGAAAACGAATCTTTGCGAAATTATGTAAATCGTGTTGCGTTGGCGATTCTTAATGACATTAATGATAATGGTTTCCGATGTGGAATTCTTCAATATGTTGAAACACCCGGCTTAATGATTGGTCTTGCTGGCATCGGATATGGACTACTTCGAATTGCAGCCCCTAAAATTATACCATCTGTTTTAACACTAGCGGGACCAAAACATGATTATGACCAAAGATCACCAAACAAATATTATTAG
- a CDS encoding TonB-dependent receptor — protein sequence MIDILIFILFAGTTGKIQGTVNDADNGAPITGANVIITGTGIGTATDDNGYFAILNLPPGSYDVEVSCIGYETQKIKKVLVQIDKSARLGISLQLALIEMPPVSVIYKQKAVEKDWTSTTYIIRKEEIRTLPIDYTTGLIQFQPSVTRMDTTLHVRGGRPTEVAYLIDNVSIIDPLTGEPVINLSKSVVDEIIFLPGSFDAEYGRAMSGVVNVITQNPSGKIRTEASGKSERIMPMYYDFGYNNVQATMHLPEFFKSKTLVSLDIMHTDDQNPRLVLLPHKQRDDYALYGKWLMAPSGKLRISLSGAQSHSQFDRYDGFKWLFHLDRYRSDLKKGNLQTFNLNFLPDSRKLLNLTLSRLYSRFIYGVRIYKDYGIFDDFAFKDNHNLEFSFASGSLNNPFGTTKVYKPYDCDYPEYRERTSQVLKANVGTILNLHEYHEIKGGFEYTYNILDNFTYWVSNDTINPIVDEWNYKPDEFAAYLQDNIDYKGLYAKVGCRWDYFNSKLPNVDPKSMISPRLGFSFLVTEKFLFRTNVGRYTQPPLYDYMYSYYLRLPYPEWVWYLIRNSPIGNPNLGSEKTINYEVGCQGTIRKNMNITCNAFYKDIQDLTGTRIIVYEAHTYSSYFNVEYSNVKGIETILDYSNSLFTGKASYTLSWAKGTSSYAREIHDDYWRDTTYVPSADAYDLDFDQRHRILAQGTFNLPLAAKLHVFGYIGYGFPYASPGTEGKITNAPRSALQKQIDCIIVAPIKRGSFTVKVLAEIVNLLDIRYEYAPYSPIIQPGAVSNYNYFMTLDSPYYHPAIDFNHDGIITPYEEYCANREMCRYVNTQYWAFLNSAPRRARIGISINF from the coding sequence ATGATCGACATTCTTATCTTTATTCTTTTTGCCGGGACCACGGGTAAGATCCAGGGAACAGTGAACGATGCTGATAACGGCGCTCCGATCACAGGCGCGAACGTGATCATCACCGGTACGGGTATTGGCACGGCCACAGATGACAACGGCTATTTCGCGATATTAAATCTCCCACCTGGTTCGTATGATGTTGAAGTATCCTGCATCGGATATGAAACGCAAAAAATAAAAAAGGTTTTAGTGCAAATCGATAAAAGCGCGCGTCTTGGGATAAGTCTCCAGCTGGCGCTGATCGAGATGCCGCCGGTGAGCGTGATATATAAACAAAAAGCTGTGGAAAAGGACTGGACCAGCACAACTTATATCATCCGTAAAGAAGAAATCCGCACACTGCCAATCGATTATACAACCGGACTAATTCAGTTCCAACCATCGGTCACCCGTATGGACACTACTTTACACGTACGGGGTGGTCGTCCCACTGAAGTAGCCTACCTTATCGACAACGTCTCGATCATTGATCCCTTAACCGGCGAACCAGTAATCAACCTATCCAAAAGCGTCGTCGACGAGATCATCTTTCTACCCGGCAGCTTTGACGCCGAGTATGGTCGGGCTATGTCTGGAGTCGTCAATGTTATAACACAGAATCCTTCGGGTAAAATCCGTACCGAGGCGTCGGGCAAGAGCGAGCGGATTATGCCAATGTATTATGATTTTGGATACAACAACGTACAAGCAACGATGCACTTACCGGAATTTTTTAAATCGAAGACGCTCGTTTCGTTGGATATAATGCATACGGACGATCAGAATCCCCGGCTGGTCCTATTACCTCACAAACAGCGTGACGATTATGCATTGTACGGCAAGTGGCTGATGGCGCCTTCCGGTAAACTGCGTATAAGCTTGAGCGGCGCGCAATCTCACTCGCAATTTGATCGCTACGACGGTTTTAAGTGGCTCTTCCACCTTGATCGCTACCGGTCGGACTTGAAAAAAGGGAATTTACAAACTTTCAACCTGAATTTTTTACCTGATTCAAGAAAGCTCCTAAACCTGACCCTGAGTCGCTTGTATTCCAGGTTTATTTATGGTGTAAGAATATACAAGGATTATGGCATATTCGACGACTTTGCATTCAAAGACAACCATAATTTGGAATTTTCCTTCGCTTCTGGCAGCCTGAATAATCCTTTTGGAACCACGAAAGTATACAAGCCATATGATTGCGATTATCCTGAATATCGCGAGCGTACGTCACAGGTTTTAAAAGCCAATGTCGGCACTATTTTAAATCTTCACGAATATCATGAAATCAAAGGCGGATTTGAATATACCTACAATATCCTGGACAATTTTACATATTGGGTGAGTAATGACACAATCAATCCGATTGTGGATGAATGGAACTATAAGCCTGATGAATTTGCCGCCTATCTGCAGGATAATATTGATTACAAGGGATTGTATGCCAAGGTTGGCTGCCGCTGGGACTATTTCAACAGCAAGTTACCGAATGTTGATCCGAAGTCAATGATTTCACCACGCCTTGGATTTTCCTTTCTTGTTACCGAAAAGTTCCTGTTTCGTACAAATGTCGGACGATATACCCAACCGCCTTTATACGACTATATGTACAGTTATTATTTACGGCTGCCTTACCCAGAGTGGGTATGGTATCTGATCCGGAACTCACCGATCGGCAACCCTAATTTAGGTTCCGAAAAAACGATAAACTATGAGGTTGGCTGTCAGGGGACAATCCGGAAAAATATGAATATCACATGCAATGCGTTTTATAAAGATATTCAGGATCTGACCGGCACAAGAATAATCGTTTATGAAGCTCACACCTATTCATCTTATTTCAATGTTGAATATAGCAATGTCAAAGGAATCGAAACGATCCTGGATTATTCGAACTCCCTGTTTACCGGTAAGGCTTCATATACGCTTTCATGGGCAAAAGGCACGAGTTCATATGCACGGGAAATACATGATGATTATTGGCGTGATACCACATATGTTCCTTCAGCCGATGCATACGATCTTGACTTTGATCAACGGCATAGGATATTAGCACAGGGTACGTTCAACCTTCCCTTAGCCGCCAAACTGCATGTGTTTGGTTATATCGGTTATGGCTTTCCTTACGCTTCACCAGGCACCGAAGGGAAGATAACTAATGCCCCACGCTCAGCACTGCAAAAGCAGATTGACTGTATCATAGTTGCTCCGATTAAGCGCGGCAGTTTCACAGTGAAGGTATTGGCTGAGATCGTGAATCTCCTTGATATCCGTTATGAATACGCCCCATACTCTCCAATCATACAACCTGGGGCGGTTTCAAATTATAATTACTTTATGACATTGGATTCTCCCTATTATCATCCGGCGATTGACTTCAATCACGACGGCATTATCACACCGTATGAAGAATATTGTGCAAATCGTGAAATGTGCAGATATGTTAATACACAGTATTGGGCCTTTCTAAATTCCGCCCCGCGCCGTGCACGGATTGGCATCAGCATTAATTTCTAA
- a CDS encoding mersacidin/lichenicidin family type 2 lantibiotic has translation MSVNDIIRAWKDPVYRKSLSKKRRALLPDNPIGLIELTDENLDAISGGTATACTHCTTCTSLLTGPCAEMCCVK, from the coding sequence ATGTCAGTCAACGACATAATCAGAGCATGGAAAGATCCTGTCTACCGGAAAAGCTTAAGCAAAAAGCGACGAGCGTTACTTCCTGATAATCCCATAGGTCTTATAGAACTTACTGATGAAAACTTGGACGCTATCTCCGGTGGGACAGCAACAGCATGCACACATTGCACGACATGCACCAGCCTTCTTACTGGTCCATGCGCCGAGATGTGCTGCGTTAAGTAA
- a CDS encoding tetratricopeptide repeat protein yields the protein MKSKKQPTKPLIRLSYDVCQPQYFTGRLNEKKILITTFSNMKNHGKTIVIYGIYGSGKTSLLNWMRHNIVNKYIYNSTLIIDNAFSKLYYDSFSTLIDFFGNLKNAWESLNDNKVIKNTLENYFNHVFRILKQLSPNDYLIPTGIDYDFARADKTISIYNQPFFHLLKCFHEILHIMSLLLCESDRNLVIFFDNVQWANQMASDILQRVICRPPPRIGFLLAYDTKNNQALKWPFLQQKTSENYCTKLRLQHLTANDIEKLILCRLSLVLHQKICMFLAIHIGYPIQVITVFNILNLENLTPTYNNIIKAAGRIKNTRGFLYPYFNDLTRKIIDAALVLKHPLSITQISYLIKATKRQKNVLKKVIEKSGVFKSFKNEFYDIVHPLLYIYCDHHIPYKIYKNFNLRSATFLQFSNNFPFSKIIRDTLLANYLYRIKSYKKALEYKYKLCRHYKALHEYEYAMHLIYQARVCARITKNKNVEASCLLQIGDILFHTGKLHEAIEAYSQNIKIEREMKNHQGIAIAFFKMGLVFEYMNRLDTSILYYNKSKKIERKFNNLYALNSIFHRLGVAYQLMNNFSIALKYYVSSLNIAKQLDDFHCVALSYHQIGRIYHLRNNFNIAMDYYCRSIAINNKIKNPYGKALTLYQISLIFQKNQCFDKAIICLKNCLTTVRLAGLYNIETHFLYQIGSNYQLMHNFNKSLFYLKKSQKISEMIGIHDIKVRILYQIGKTYHLMKNYDLALCYYNYSNEIARHYHDTSMLHLTNDAITSLKQKM from the coding sequence TTGAAGTCAAAAAAACAACCAACTAAACCGTTAATTAGATTATCTTACGATGTTTGCCAACCACAATATTTTACAGGTAGACTAAATGAAAAGAAAATACTTATTACAACATTTTCAAATATGAAAAACCATGGTAAAACCATTGTAATATATGGAATTTACGGTTCAGGAAAGACATCACTCTTAAACTGGATGCGTCATAATATAGTTAACAAATATATATATAACTCAACCCTAATAATCGATAATGCATTTTCAAAATTATATTATGATTCATTTAGTACTTTGATAGATTTTTTTGGGAATCTAAAAAATGCATGGGAATCTCTCAACGATAATAAGGTCATAAAAAATACTCTTGAGAATTACTTCAATCACGTATTTCGTATATTGAAACAATTGTCCCCGAACGATTATTTAATCCCGACAGGTATTGATTATGATTTTGCTAGAGCAGATAAAACTATTTCGATATATAATCAACCATTTTTCCATTTATTAAAATGCTTTCATGAAATATTACATATCATGAGTCTTTTATTGTGTGAAAGTGATCGCAATCTCGTTATTTTTTTTGATAACGTACAGTGGGCAAACCAGATGGCGTCCGATATACTTCAGCGAGTAATTTGTAGACCACCACCCAGAATTGGATTTTTATTGGCATACGATACAAAAAATAATCAAGCCTTAAAATGGCCGTTTTTACAACAGAAAACATCAGAGAATTATTGCACAAAGTTACGCCTCCAGCATTTAACCGCCAATGATATTGAGAAATTAATTCTATGTCGATTATCTCTTGTATTACATCAAAAAATTTGTATGTTTCTAGCAATCCATATAGGTTATCCAATTCAAGTAATAACAGTTTTCAATATTTTAAATCTTGAAAATTTAACACCAACTTATAATAATATCATCAAAGCAGCAGGAAGAATTAAAAATACAAGAGGTTTTTTATACCCATATTTTAATGACTTAACAAGAAAAATTATAGACGCCGCACTTGTGTTAAAACATCCTTTGAGTATTACACAAATTTCTTATTTAATTAAAGCAACAAAGCGGCAAAAAAATGTGTTAAAAAAAGTAATCGAAAAAAGTGGTGTTTTTAAATCTTTTAAAAATGAATTTTATGATATTGTACATCCACTCTTGTACATTTATTGCGATCACCACATACCTTATAAAATATATAAAAATTTTAACCTCCGATCTGCCACTTTTTTACAATTTTCAAATAACTTTCCGTTTTCTAAAATAATAAGGGATACTTTACTAGCAAATTATTTATATAGGATAAAAAGCTATAAAAAAGCACTAGAATATAAATATAAACTTTGCAGGCATTACAAAGCACTGCATGAGTATGAATATGCTATGCATCTTATCTATCAAGCTCGAGTTTGTGCACGAATAACGAAAAATAAAAATGTTGAAGCATCTTGTCTACTTCAAATTGGAGATATATTATTTCATACGGGCAAGTTGCATGAAGCGATTGAAGCTTATAGCCAAAATATCAAAATTGAACGTGAGATGAAGAACCACCAAGGTATTGCGATCGCATTTTTTAAAATGGGTCTTGTATTCGAATATATGAACCGTTTGGATACATCCATATTATATTATAATAAATCCAAAAAAATTGAACGCAAATTTAATAATCTTTATGCCTTAAATAGTATTTTTCACCGTCTGGGTGTAGCTTATCAACTAATGAATAATTTTTCTATTGCACTCAAATACTACGTCTCGTCCCTTAATATTGCCAAACAACTCGACGATTTCCATTGTGTCGCTTTAAGCTATCATCAAATTGGGCGTATCTACCACCTCAGAAACAACTTTAATATAGCTATGGATTATTACTGTCGCAGCATTGCCATTAATAATAAAATCAAAAATCCATATGGAAAAGCACTTACATTATATCAGATTAGTTTGATCTTTCAAAAAAATCAATGTTTTGACAAGGCAATAATTTGTCTTAAAAATTGTCTAACAACTGTCCGGTTGGCGGGACTTTATAATATTGAAACTCATTTTTTATATCAAATTGGTTCTAATTATCAACTGATGCACAATTTTAACAAAAGTTTGTTCTATTTAAAAAAAAGCCAAAAAATATCGGAAATGATTGGAATCCATGATATTAAGGTCCGTATATTGTACCAAATTGGCAAAACATATCATTTGATGAAAAACTATGATTTAGCTCTATGTTACTACAATTATAGCAATGAAATTGCTCGACATTACCACGATACATCCATGTTGCACTTGACTAATGATGCGATTACTAGTTTAAAACAAAAGATGTAA